A single region of the Lotus japonicus ecotype B-129 chromosome 4, LjGifu_v1.2 genome encodes:
- the LOC130710164 gene encoding dnaJ homolog subfamily C GRV2 isoform X1: MDGAGNISVAPSLAPPPLEEPEYLARYMVVKHSWRGRYKRILCISSVAVVTLDPSTLAVTNSYDVASDFEGAAPIIGRDDNSNEFNLSVRTDGRGKFKGMKFSSRYRASILTELHRIRWNRLAPVAEFPVLHLRRRASQWLPFKLKVTYVGVELIDTKSGDLRWCLDFRDMDSPAIILLSDAFGKKNVDHGSGFVLCPLYGRKSKAFQAASGCTNSAIISNLTKTAKSTVGVSLSVETSQTLSISEYIKQRAKEAVGAEDTPLGGWSVTRLRSAAHGTLNVPGLSLGVGPKGGLGDHGDSVSRQLILTKVSLVERRPENYEAVTVRPLSSVSALVRFAEEPQMFAVEFSDGCPIHVYASTSRDSLLAAVRDVLQTEGQCAIPILPRLTMPGHRIDPPCGRVYLQYGQQKPVADVESASVHLKHLAAAAKDAVAEGGSIPGSRAKLWRRIREFNACIPYSGVLPNIEVPEVTLMALITMLPAAPNLPPESPPLPPPSPKAAATIMGFISCLRRLLASRSAASHVMSFPAAVGRIMGLLRNGSEGVASEAAGLVAVLIGGGPGDANVADSKGEWHATIMHTKSVLFANPSYIIILVNRIKPISVSPLLSMAVVEVLEAMICDPHGETTQYTVFVELLRQVAGLKRRLFALFGHPAESVRETVAVIMRSIAEEDAIAAESMRDASLRDGALLRHLLHALFLPAGERREVSRQLVALWADSYQPALELLSRILPPGLVAYLHTRFDGVLAEDTNQEESSTKKRKRRLLQQRKGRLGKGLTSQDQPFSSAHNFGDSDFGRQTVGPLVGSDNYHKNVLDPSSGQASIVQSSIPHINENLTNGSPTGEAQNGYSTVVASAIVASDNSNETQGSDFSNSVDPDSNVVGLQNADIPAPAQVVVENTPVGSGRLLMNWPEFWRAFDLDHNRADLIWNERTRQELRESLQAEVHKLDVEKERTEDIVPGGVTLEMITGVESVPQISWNYSEFCVRYPSLSKEVCVGQYYLRLLLESGSGGRAQDFPLRDPVAFFRALYHRFLCDADTGLTVDGAVPDELGASDDWCDMGRLDGFGGGGGSSVRELCARAMAIVYEQHYKTIGPFEGTAHTTVLLDRTDDRALRNRLLLLLKALMKVLSNVEACVLVGGCVLAVDLLTVVHETSERTSIPLQSNLLAATAFMEPLKEWMYIDKDGAQLGPVEKDAIRRLWSKKEIDWTTRCWASGMLDWKKLRDIRELRWALALRVPVLTPPQVGDTALSILHSMVSAHSDLDDAGEIVTPTPRVKRILSSPRCLPHIAQAILSGEPSIVEAAAALLKAIVTRNPKAMIRLYSTGAFYFALAYPGSNLLSIGQLFAVTHVHQAFHGGEEAAVSSSLPLAKRSVLGGLLPESLLYVLDRSGPAAFAAAMVSDSDTPEIIWTHKMRAENLIRQVLQHLGDFPQKLSQHCHALYDYAPMPPVTYPELRDEMWCHRYYLRNLCDEIRFPNWPIVEHVEFLQSLLVMWREELTRKPMDLSEEEACKILEISLEDVSSDDVNKRTSSETADEASSLSKRIENIDEEKLKRQYRKLAMKYHPDKNPEGRERFLAIQKAYERLQATMQGLQGPQPWRLLLLLKGQCILYRRYGDILEPFKYAGYPMLLSAVTVDKDDNNFLSLDRAPLLVAASELVWLTCASSSLNGEELVRDGGVQLLATLLSRCMYVVQPTTPGNEPSAVIVTNIMRTFAVLSQFEAARAEILEFSGLIEDIVHCTEFELVPAAVDAALQTIANVSVSSELQDALLKAGVLWYLLPLLLQYDSTAEESDAKESHGVGASVQIAKNMHAIRACQALSRLCGLCGDGSTIPYNQAAANALRVLLTPKLSSMLKDQMPKDLLSKLNANLESPEIIWNSSTRAELLKFVDQQRAAQGPDGSYDIKESHDFVYKALSRELFIGNVYLRVYNDQPDFEISEPEAFCVSLIDFISYLLHNQCVEDVDHKVEETSNFIQTSEHLSEAVDGPVNEQQVLDNSSIMSDEKSTGKEELEMIKYLRSALISLQNLLTNSPNLASIFSNKDKLLPLFECFSVPEASNSNIPQLCLAVLSLLTAHAPCLQAMVADGSSLLLLLQMLHSVPSCREGSLHVLYALASTPELAWAAAKHGGVVYILQLLLPLKEEIPLQQRAMAASLLGKLVSQPMHGPRVAITLARFLPDGLVSIIRDGPGEAVVVALEQTTETPELVWTPAMAASLSAQISTMASELYREQMKGRVVDWDVPEQASGQQEMRDEPQVGGIYVRLFLKDPKFPLRNPKRFLEGLLDQYLSSIAASHYEAQAVDPELPLLLSAALVLLLRVHPALADHVGYLGYVPKLVSAVAFEGRRETMSSAEVNDGKHADKTYGPDNESAENTQTPQERVRLSCLRVLHQLAGSTTCAEAMAATSVGTPQVVPVLMKAIGWQGGSILALETLKRLVVAGNRARDALVAQGLKVGLVEVLLGLLDWRAGGRNGFCSQMKWNESEASIGRVLAIEVLHAFATEGAHCTKVRELLNNSDVWSAYKDQRHDLFLPSNAQSAAAGIAGLIENSSSSRLTYALTAPPPQPSNSKSPPSTSDINGKQDQFL; this comes from the exons ATGGACGGCGCCGGCAACATCTCCGTCGCTCCCAGTCTAGCACCTCCGCCGCTCGAGGAGCCTGAGTATCTGGCTCGGTACATGGTTGTCAAGCACTCGTGGCGCGGACGATACAAGCGGATTCTCTGCATCTCCAGCGTCGCTGTTGTTACTCTTGACCCTTCCACGCTTGCTGTTACAAACTCCTACGATGTTGCCAGTGATTTCGAGGGCGCCGCGCCTATCATTGGACGCGATGACAACTCCAATGAGTTCAACCTTAGCGTGCGGACCGATGGCCGCGGGAAGTTTAAGGGTATGAAATTCTCGTCGAGGTATAGGGCGAGTATTTTGACGGAGCTGCATCGGATACGGTGGAACCGGTTGGCGCCGGTGGCTGAGTTCCCGGTGCTTCATCTCCGGCGACGGGCTTCTCAGTGGCTTCCTTTT AAATTGAAAGTAACTTATGTCGGTGTAGAACTTATTGACACAAAATCTGGTGACCTTCGTTGGTGCTTGGATTTTAGAGACATGGATTCCCCTGCAATTATTCTTCTCTCTGATgcttttggaaagaaaaatgtTGACCATGGTAGCGGATTTGTTCTTTGCCCCTTGTATGGAAGGAAATCTAAAGCTTTCCAAGCTGCTTCTGGGTGCACGAACTCGGCTATTATCTCGAATTTG ACAAAAACTGCTAAATCCACTGTTGGCGTGTCCTTGTCTGTGGAAACTTCTCAGACTCTATCCATTTCTGAGTATATAAAACAAAGGG CAAAAGAGGCAGTTGGTGCCGAAGATACCCCGTTGGGGGGTTGGTCTGTTACACGATTGCGTTCTGCTGCCCATGGAACTCTAAATGTTCCGGGATTAAGCTTAGGAGTTGGCCCAAAAGGAGGACTAGGTGATCATGGCGATTCTGTATCTCGACAGCTCATTCTAACTAAGGTTTCACTAGTGGAAAGGCGTCCTGAGAACTATGAA GCTGTTACTGTTCGTCCTTTATCTTCTGTGAGTGCTCTTGTCCGGTTTGCCGAAGAGCCCCAGATGTTTGCAGTTGAATTTAGTGATGGATGTCCCATCCAT GTTTATGCAAGCACGTCTCGTGATAGCTTACTTGCAGCAGTTCGTGATGTTTTGCAAACTGAA GGTCAATGTGCCATACCTATATTGCCAAGACTGACGATGCCTGGACACCGTATTGATCCTCCCTGTGGGAGAGTTTATTTGCAATATGGTCAACAAAAACCTGTTGCTGATGTAGAAAGTGCATCTGTGCATCTGAAACATTTAGCAGCTGCTGCCAAAGATGCTGTGGCTGAAGGCGGTTCAATTCCTGGATCTAGGGCTAAACTATGGCGTAGAATAAGGGAGTTCAATGCCTGTATACCATATAGTGGTGTGCTTCCAAACATTGAAGTGCCTGAGGTTACTTTGATGGCCTTGATCACTATGCTTCCTGCAGCACCAAATCTTCCTCCAGAGTCTCCTCCATTACCACCCCCTTCCCCAAAAGCTGCAGCAACTATTATGGGTTTTATTTCATGTTTACGTAGACTACTTGCTTCAAGAAGTGCTGCTTCCCACGTGATGTCATTTCCTGCAGCAGTGGGAAGGATAATGGGTTTACTCAGAAATGGTTCAGAAGGTGTAGCCTCTGAGGCTGCAGGGCTTGTTGCTGTACTCATTGGTGGTGGGCCTGGTGATGCAAATGTAGCAGATTCCAAAGGAGAGTGGCATGCTACCATTATGCATACAAAGTCAGTATTGTTTGCTAATCCTAGTTATATAATTATTCTTGTCAACAGAATAAAGCCCATATCCGTATCACCTTTACTTTCAATGGCTGTTGTTGAAGTGCTTGAGGCTATGATTTGTGATCCACATGGGGAGACTACCCAGTATACTGTTTTTGTTGAGTTGTTACGCCAAGTTGCTGGGTTGAAGCGTCGCTTGTTTGCACTGTTTGGCCACCCTGCTGAAAGTGTTAGAGAAACAGTAGCCGTAATAATGCGATCAATTGCAGAAGAAGATGCTATTGCTGCAGAGTCCATGCGGGATGCTTCTCTGCGCGATGGTGCTTTATTGAGACACTTACTGCACGCACTTTTTCTTCCTGCTGGTGAGCGGCGTGAAGTTAGTCGACAGCTTGTTGCTCTTTGGGCAGACTCCTATCAACCAGCTTTGGAGTTATTGTCTCGAATTCTGCCTCCTGGCCTTGTTGCTTATTTGCATACACGTTTTGATGGAGTTCTTGCTGAAGATACAAATCAAGAAGAGTCATCaaccaagaaaagaaaaaggcgTTTACTTCAGCAAAGGAAAGGTCGCTTAGGGAAAGGATTAACCTCTCAAGATCAACCTTTCTCTTCAGCGCATAACTTTGGTGATTCTGATTTTGGTAGGCAGACGGTAGGTCCTCTTGTGGGCTCAGATAACTATCATAAAAATGTTTTGGACCCCAGTTCTGGACAGGCTTCAATTGTTCAATCTTCAATACCTCATATCAATGAAAATTTGACCAATGGATCTCCTACTGGAGAAGCACAAAATGGGTATTCGACTGTTGTGGCTTCAGCTATTGTGGCATCAGATAACTCAAACGAAACTCAGGGATCTGATTTTTCAAATTCGGTTGATCCTGACAGCAATGTAGTTGGTTTGCAGAATGCAGACATTCCAGCTCCTGCTCAAGTTGTTGTGGAGAACACCCCTGTAGGATCTGGTCGGCTTCTAATGAATTGGCCTGAATTTTGGAGAGCTTTTGATCTTGATCACAATCGTGCAGACTTGATTTGGAATGAGCGTACCAGGCAAGAGTTGAGAGAATCTTTGCAAGCTGAAGTTCATAAACTAGATGTCGAGAAAGAGCGTACTGAAGATATTGTTCCAGGTGGTGTAACCTTGGAAATGATAACAGGGGTTGAGAGTGTACCACAAATATCTTGGAACTACTCTGAATTTTGTGTTCGTTACCCGAGCTTGTCAAAAGAAGTTTGTGTGGGTCAGTATTATCTTCGTCTACTGCTTGAGAGTGGCAGTGGTGGCAGGGCTCAAGACTTCCCATTGCGTGATCCAGTTGCTTTCTTTAGAGCACTGTACCATCGTTTTTTGTGTGATGCAGACACAGGGCTTACTGTAGATGGTGCTGTTCCTGATGAGTTAGGTGCATCTGATGATTGGTGTGACATGGGTAGATTAGATGGTTTTGGCGGAGGTGGTGGGTCATCAGTGAGGGAGCTTTGTGCAAGGGCAATGGCAATTGTATATGAGCAGCATTACAAGACCATAGGCCCCTTTGAAGGTACAGCTCACACTACTGTTCTTTTGGATAGGACAGATGACAGAGCTTTGAGGAATCGACTTCTTTTGCTTCTAAag GCATTAATGAAGGTTTTATCAAATGTAGAGGCTTGTGTTCTAGTTGGAGGTTGTGTATTAGCCGTAGATCTGCTTACAGTGGTCCATGAAACTTCAGAGAGGACATCTATTCCCTTGCAATCAAATTTATTAGCAGCTACTGCTTTTATGGAACCACTTAAGGAGTGGATGTATATTGACAAAGATGGTGCTCAACTTGGGCCAGTGGAAAAAGATGCTATTAGAAGGTTATGGTCCAAAAAGGAAATTGATTGGACAACAAGGTGTTGGGCTTCTGGGATGCTAGATTGGAAGAAGTTGCGTGATATTCGTGAGCTTCGTTGGGCTCTTGCTCTTAGAGTTCCGGTCCTTACCCCACCCCAG GTTGGGGACACTGCTCTGTCCATATTGCATAGCATGGTGTCTGCACATTCAGATTTAGATGATGCTGGAGAGATTGTTACTCCAACTCCTAGAGTAAAACGAATCTTATCAAGTCCACGCTGCCTTCCACATATTGCACAG GCCATTCTTTCTGGGGAACCAAGTATTGTTGAGGCAGCTGCTGCTTTGCTGAAGGCCATTGTCACCCGGAATCCCAAAGCGATGATACGTCTATACAGCACTGGTGCATTTTATTTTGCACTGGCTTATCCGGGGTCTAATCTACTTTCAATTGGGCAATTATTTGCTGTCACCCATGTCCATCAAGCATTTCATGGCGGTGAAGAGGCTGCAGTTTCGTCTTCATTGCCTTTGGCAAAACGCAGTGTTCTTGGTGGACTTCTCCCTGAATCTCTGTTGTATGTATTGGATCGTAGTGGTCCAGCAGCATTTGCTGCAGCAATGGTCTCTGATTCTGACACTCCAGAGATAATATGGACTCACAAAATGAGGGCAGAAAATCTAATTCGCCAG GTTTTGCAGCATCTTGGTGATTTTCCTCAAAAACTGTCGCAACACTGCCATGCTTTATATGACTATGCCCCCATGCCTCCAGTGACATATCCCGAGCTGAGAGATGAAATGTGGTGTCACCGTTATTATCTTAGGAACCTCTGTGATGAGATTCGTTTTCCAAATTGGCCAATTGTTGAACATGTAGAGTTTCTGCAGTCTTTACTTGTAATGTGGCGTGAGGAGTTGACAAGAAAACCCATGGACCtttctgaagaagaagcttGCAAGATCCTTGAAATATCCTTGGAGGATGTATCTAGTGATGATGTAAATAAAAGAACTTCTTCTGAGACTGCCGATGAAGCATCAAGCTTGTCAAAGCGGATTGAGAACATTGATGAAGAAAAATTAAAGCGACAATATCGGAAACTTGCGATGAAATATCATCCTGACAAAAATCCTGAAGGAAGGGAGAGGTTTCTTGCCATACAGAAGGCCTATGAACGCCTGCAG GCTACTATGCAAGGATTGCAAGGTCCTCAGCCTTGGAGATTGCTGCTTTTGTTGAAGGGACAATGTATTTTATACAGAAGATATGGAGACATATTAGAGCCATTCAAATATGCTGGCTACCCCATGTTGCTGAGTGCTGTTACTGTTGATAAGGATGATAACAACTTTCTTTCTTTAGATAGAGCACCTCTCCTTGTTGCTGCATCAGAGCTTGTCTGGTTAAC ATGTGCATCTTCTTCATTGAATGGTGAGGAGCTGGTAAGAGATGGAGGAGTACAACTTCTTGCAACCCTTCTTTCCCGTTGCATGTATGTTGTTCAGCCAACTACTCCTGGGAATGAACCATCTGCCGTTATTGTTACAAACATCATGCGGACATTTGCAGTTCTAAGTCAATTTGAGGCTGCCAGGGCCGAGATACTTGAGTTTTCTGGATTAATTGAGGACATTGTGCACTGCACTGAATTTGAGCTTGTACCTGCAGCTGTTGATGCTGCTCTACAAACTATTGCCAATGTTTCTGTTTCCTCTGAGTTGCAGGATGCTTTATTGAAGGCTGGTGTTTTATG GTACCTTTTGCCACTACTGCTTCAGTATGACTCAACTGCAGAAGAATCTGACGCGAAAGAATCACACGGTGTTGGTGCTAGTGTTCAAATTGCAAAAAACATGCATGCCATTAGAGCTTGCCAGGCTCTGTCAAGGCTCTGTGGTTTGTGTGGTGATGGGAGTACAATACCTTATAATCAAGCAGCTGCTAATGCTCTGAGAGTTTTGCTAACTCCTAAGCTTTCTAGCATGTTGAAAGATCAAATGCCCAAAGATTTACTGTCCAAATTAAATGCTAACCTGGAGTCACCGGAG ATTATCTGGAACTCTTCAACACGGGCAGAGCTGCTGAAATTTGTGGACCAGCAACGCGCAGCTCAAGGTCCTGATGGTTCATATGATATAAAAGAATCACATGACTTTGTCTATAAAGCACTATCAAGAGAATTATTCATTGGCAATGTTTACTTGAGGGTCTACAACGATCAGCCAGATTTTGAAATTAGTGAACCCGAAGCTTTTTGTGTTTCTCTAATCGACTTCATATCTTATCTTTTGCACAATCAATGTGTTGAAGATGTTGATCATAAGGTTGAAGAAACCAGTAATTTCATTCAGACTTCTGAGCATCTAAGCGAGGCTGTTGATGGACCTGTTAATGAACAGCAGGTCCTGGATAATTCCAGCATAATGTCTGATGAAAAATCTACAGGGAAGGAAGAACTAGAGATGATTAAATATCTCCGTTCAGCACTGATCTCCCTTCAG AACCTTCTGACAAATAGTCCAAATTTGGCATCCATATTTTCTAATAAAGACAAGCTACTGCCTCTTTTTGAATGCTTTTCTGTGCCTGAAGCATCAAACAGTAACATTCCTCAACTTTGCCTGGCAGTGCTGTCACTCTTAACTGCGCATGCTCCTTGTTTGCAAGCCATGGTTGCAGATGGATCTAGTCTTCTGCTTTTATTACAAATGCTTCACTCAGTGCCTAGTTGTCGTGAAGGGTCTCTCCATGTTCTCTATGCATTGGCAAGTACACCAGAACTGGCCTGGGCAGCTGCCAAGCACGGTGGTGTTGTTTACATTCTTCAATTGCTCTTGCCTTTGAAGG AAGAAATTCCACTCCAACAAAGAGCTATGGCAGCCTCCTTGCTGGGGAAGCTTGTTAGCCAGCCAATGCATGGACCAAGGGTTGCTATAACACTTGCAAGGTTCCTTCCAGATGGCCTTGTATCAATAATTAGGGATGGACCTGGTGAAGCTGTTGTAGTCGCCCTTGAGCAGACTACAGAGACACCAGAACTTGTATGGACGCCAGCAATGGCAGCTTCCTTATCTGCACAAATTTCCACTATGGCATCCGAGCTGTACCGTGAGCAGATGAAAGGTCGTGTTGTTGATTGGGATGTACCTGAGCAGGCATCTGGACAGCAGGAAATGAGAGATGAGCCACAG GTTGGTGGCATCTATGTTCGGCTGTTCCTGAAGGATCCCAAATTTCCTCTGAGAAACCCCAAAAGATTCTTGGAAGGTCTTCTAGACCAGTATTTGTCATCCATTGCTGCCTCACATTATGAGGCCCAGGCTGTTGACCCTGAGCTTCCTTTGCTTCTGTCAGCTGCGCTTGTTTTATTACTACGCGTGCACCCTGCACTAGCAGATCATGTTGGGTATCTTGGATATGTACCGAAACTAGTTTCTGCTGTTGCATTTGAGGGAAGGCGAGAAACAATGTCATCAGCTGAGGTAAATGACGGGAAGCATGCAGACAAAACATATGGCCCAGATAATGAATCAGCAGAGAACACACAAACTCCTCAAGAGCGTGTGCGCCTGAGTTGTTTGCGCGTCTTGCATCAACTGGCAGGTAGTACCACGTGTGCTGAAGCCATGGCAGCAACCAGTGTTGGAACACCTCAG GTTGTTCCAGTGCTAATGAAAGCTATAGGGTGGCAAGGCGGAAGCATTTTAGCTCTTGAGACCCTAAAACGACTTGTGGTTGCTGGAAACCGAGCTAGGGATGCTCTTGTTGCTCAAGGACTTAA AGTTGGTCTTGTTGAAGTACTTCTTGGTCTTCTTGATTGGAGAGCCGGGGGCAGGAATGGATTTTGTTCCCAGATGAAGTGGAATGAATCTGAAGCATCAATTGGCAGGGTGCTGGCAATTGAG GTCTTGCATGCCTTTGCCACTGAAGGGGCCCATTGTACTAAAGTGCGGGAACTATTGAATAATTCTGAT GTTTGGAGTGCGTACAAAGACCAGAGGCATGATCTGTTCCTTCCTTCAAATGCTCAATCTGCAGCTGCTGGAATCGCCGGTCTAATTGAGAATTCATCGTCATCGAGACTCACTTACGCCCTCACAGCTCCTCCACCTCAACCGTCTAATTCTAAATCTCCTCCATCCACGTCTGATATAAACGGAAAGCAAGATCAGTTTCTATAG